The following proteins come from a genomic window of Chloroflexota bacterium:
- a CDS encoding ABC transporter substrate-binding protein, with protein MVLLTACGSSAPAPAATKPAEAPKPTPAPAAPPAAASPAAAASPAAGASPAPSGSPAAAASPATSGSPAPKPAAEAKPQAPAVKPTMSKVRVLFNVPQDPTFVPDLSAYQRMKDEFGVECDVQEITGADASIKALIAGQAEFALSTLASGILAVGQSQAIKAAVPAAHAPYFTMVVTNDITDWKQLAGKRIGITATSDSSYYTTLLQLRKNGVDPNSIEWVTVRGVPARVDAMKAGKIDVSQVTVGAALELIKDPKFKRFAEIGKDFPNLLFSAYWVTNKMIQEHPTVIQAFAESLMQEHRNAQDKTKYMTNGKKFFEGKIDEATLSQSYDILKEMNIWDPNAARWKNEAGGEFTARTLAEFEAVEKYVPFDQWATTQFSDAARGRLGEYKA; from the coding sequence ATGGTACTCCTGACGGCGTGTGGATCGTCGGCGCCGGCGCCGGCCGCCACGAAGCCTGCCGAGGCTCCCAAGCCGACTCCTGCCCCGGCCGCGCCGCCCGCGGCCGCGTCGCCTGCCGCCGCGGCATCGCCGGCCGCTGGAGCCTCGCCGGCCCCGTCTGGCTCGCCGGCGGCAGCCGCCTCGCCGGCCACGTCTGGCTCGCCGGCCCCGAAGCCGGCTGCCGAGGCGAAGCCCCAGGCTCCGGCCGTCAAGCCGACGATGTCGAAGGTCCGCGTGCTGTTCAACGTGCCGCAGGATCCGACGTTCGTGCCGGACCTGAGTGCGTACCAGCGCATGAAGGACGAGTTCGGCGTCGAGTGCGACGTGCAGGAGATCACCGGCGCGGACGCCTCGATCAAGGCGCTGATCGCCGGGCAGGCCGAGTTCGCCCTCTCGACGCTGGCCTCGGGCATCCTGGCGGTCGGTCAGAGCCAGGCGATCAAGGCAGCGGTGCCAGCCGCGCACGCGCCGTACTTCACGATGGTCGTCACCAACGACATCACCGACTGGAAGCAGTTGGCCGGCAAGCGCATCGGCATCACGGCCACCAGCGACTCGTCGTACTACACCACGCTGCTGCAGCTCCGGAAGAACGGCGTGGACCCGAACAGCATCGAGTGGGTCACGGTGCGCGGCGTCCCGGCCCGCGTGGACGCCATGAAGGCCGGCAAGATCGACGTCAGCCAGGTGACCGTCGGCGCGGCGCTGGAGCTGATCAAGGATCCGAAGTTCAAGCGGTTTGCGGAGATCGGCAAGGACTTCCCAAATCTCCTCTTCAGCGCCTACTGGGTCACCAACAAGATGATCCAGGAGCATCCGACGGTCATCCAGGCGTTCGCGGAGTCGCTGATGCAGGAGCACCGCAACGCCCAGGACAAGACCAAGTACATGACCAACGGCAAGAAGTTCTTCGAGGGGAAGATCGACGAGGCGACGCTCTCGCAGTCGTACGATATCCTCAAGGAGATGAACATCTGGGATCCGAACGCCGCGCGCTGGAAGAACGAGGCCGGCGGCGAGTTCACCGCCAGGACGCTGGCCGAGTTCGAGGCCGTCGAGAAGTACGTGCCGTTCGACCAGTGGGCGACGACCCAGTTCTCGGACGCGGCGCGGGGCCGGCTCGGCGAGTACAAGGCGTGA
- a CDS encoding GntR family transcriptional regulator codes for MQDDQDVQIGSLAGASAVRERRTTQELVFEFLRDAILTGRLTGGARLVQDKIAAELKVSRVPVREALLQLEAEGFVRMEAHRGASVVWLSPEEVAEIFDIRVILVSAAVKRSVPRLTDEDIARLEQIAHLQGAATDMSMRVRLNHDFYAVLFSGLDRPRWKSMMDKLEREVERFMQPIDRPHLGHFKLVEACRARDADLAAQLVGDHLAHVGQRAVETLAQAIERGDLVRPDDDGAGPRTTDTPLARASG; via the coding sequence GTGCAGGACGATCAGGACGTACAGATCGGGTCTCTGGCGGGCGCGTCGGCGGTACGGGAGCGCCGCACAACGCAGGAACTGGTCTTCGAGTTTCTGCGAGACGCCATCCTGACTGGACGGCTGACTGGCGGGGCCCGGCTGGTTCAGGACAAGATCGCCGCCGAGCTGAAGGTCAGCCGCGTGCCCGTGCGCGAGGCCTTGCTCCAGTTGGAAGCCGAGGGGTTCGTCCGGATGGAGGCCCACCGGGGCGCGTCCGTCGTCTGGCTCTCGCCGGAGGAGGTCGCGGAGATCTTTGACATCCGTGTCATCCTGGTCTCGGCAGCCGTCAAGCGCTCGGTGCCCCGCCTGACCGACGAGGACATCGCACGGCTCGAACAGATCGCCCATCTTCAGGGCGCGGCGACCGATATGTCCATGCGTGTCCGCCTGAATCATGACTTCTACGCCGTGCTGTTCAGCGGCCTCGACCGCCCCCGCTGGAAATCGATGATGGACAAGCTCGAGCGCGAGGTCGAGCGGTTCATGCAGCCCATCGACCGCCCGCATCTCGGGCACTTCAAGCTGGTCGAGGCCTGCCGCGCCCGCGACGCCGACCTGGCCGCGCAGTTGGTCGGCGACCATCTCGCGCACGTCGGACAGCGGGCCGTCGAGACGCTGGCGCAGGCCATCGAGCGTGGCGACCTCGTCCGCCCCGATGACGACGGCGCAGGCCCGCGCACGACGGACACGCCGCTGGCCCGGGCGTCCGGTTAG
- a CDS encoding GNAT family N-acetyltransferase, translated as MIQPEIRPLLDGEIPAAAAMLAEAFADDPLTGLLSPDPSKRASKARWYFSAIARYGLAFGEVWAVDSLDAVAIWWAPPFVMPSAARASYVGFDEGPAVLGIDVWEQSLEIGWMVGDVHAQAISEAHWYLNILGVRPERQRTGLGSALLASMLARLDMAGLPAYLDTGRTENVAYYERHGFRLAAEAHDPLTGIAVYGMRRDPPA; from the coding sequence GTGATCCAGCCCGAGATTCGGCCGCTGCTCGACGGCGAGATCCCGGCCGCCGCCGCGATGCTGGCCGAGGCGTTCGCGGACGACCCACTCACGGGCTTGCTGTCGCCGGACCCGTCGAAGCGGGCGTCGAAGGCACGCTGGTACTTCTCAGCCATCGCGCGGTATGGGCTGGCGTTCGGGGAGGTCTGGGCCGTGGACAGCCTGGACGCGGTGGCGATCTGGTGGGCGCCGCCATTCGTCATGCCGAGCGCCGCGCGGGCATCCTACGTGGGCTTTGACGAGGGGCCGGCCGTGCTCGGCATCGACGTGTGGGAGCAGTCGCTGGAGATCGGCTGGATGGTCGGAGACGTCCACGCGCAGGCGATCTCCGAGGCGCACTGGTACCTGAACATCCTGGGCGTGCGGCCCGAGCGGCAGCGGACCGGCCTGGGCAGCGCGCTGCTGGCGTCGATGCTGGCAAGGCTCGACATGGCCGGCCTGCCGGCCTACCTGGACACCGGCCGCACCGAGAATGTCGCCTACTACGAGCGTCACGGCTTCCGGCTGGCGGCCGAGGCGCACGATCCGCTGACGGGCATCGCCGTCTACGGCATGCGGCGCGACCCGCCCGCCTGA
- a CDS encoding response regulator, protein MVDRADPPPPVPPATGKRLNVVVGAARRPLNRAYRRARPHPPASSPERVEPRLGRQRLLTALNRLISSSLDMDDVLKAIAQAAATLMGAAVASFWVTDEESRTLELRAFSNEIVGAGQTFRKARYGVGSAGWVAEHRQPMQADNVFVDGRVGGLDWYRQHGLVSAYTTPVMSDDRVVAVLSLNGRQAFRFSPYDYSLLDGLVAQAAAAIRNARLFEAEAAASRAARAADRAKSEFLAMMSHEIRTPLNGILGSAELLATDQIAPDQHDLVQTIITSGELLLAIVNDVLDFGKIESGRMDFESLPFALGETIQTVVELNRAAAQARQLTLVTALAPTLPPLVVGDAGRLSQVLGNLVNNAVKFTETGEVRVQVGAQADGPAAVVLSVSVSDTGIGISPEIQRSLFQAFVQADSSTTRRFGGTGLGLAISKRLVELMGGEISVTSAPGEGSTFRFTVRLALPSAVPDSLLPATAPAGAVAGSSGPPDTSTDGLLRGRVLLVEDNFMNQRVVTMMLERLGYGLDIVDNGLAAIDAVSTRSPYDLILMDCHMPELDGFEATRRIRQLAVPGAKTPIVALTANAFPADRQRCLDAGMDDYMAKPISYEVFAQTVRHWLERT, encoded by the coding sequence GTGGTAGATCGCGCCGATCCCCCGCCCCCAGTGCCGCCTGCCACGGGCAAGCGACTCAACGTCGTGGTCGGGGCGGCCCGCCGGCCGTTGAACCGCGCGTACCGCCGTGCGAGGCCGCATCCGCCTGCCAGCTCCCCTGAGCGAGTCGAGCCGCGCCTCGGTCGGCAGCGCTTGCTGACGGCGCTCAATCGGCTGATCTCGTCGTCGCTGGACATGGACGACGTGCTCAAGGCGATTGCCCAGGCGGCGGCGACTCTCATGGGCGCAGCCGTCGCCTCGTTCTGGGTGACGGACGAGGAGAGCCGTACCCTGGAGCTGCGGGCGTTCTCGAACGAGATCGTCGGGGCCGGCCAGACGTTCCGCAAGGCTCGCTACGGCGTGGGCAGCGCCGGCTGGGTGGCCGAGCATCGCCAGCCGATGCAGGCTGACAACGTCTTCGTGGATGGGCGGGTCGGTGGGCTGGACTGGTACCGGCAGCATGGCCTGGTGAGCGCGTACACCACGCCCGTGATGAGCGATGACCGGGTGGTCGCGGTCCTCTCTCTCAACGGCCGGCAGGCGTTCCGGTTCAGCCCCTACGACTACAGTCTGCTGGATGGGCTGGTCGCGCAGGCCGCCGCCGCCATCCGCAACGCCCGTCTCTTCGAGGCCGAGGCGGCGGCCTCCAGGGCGGCGCGTGCCGCTGACCGGGCGAAATCTGAGTTTCTGGCGATGATGAGCCACGAGATTCGGACGCCGCTGAACGGCATCCTCGGCAGCGCGGAGCTGCTCGCGACCGATCAGATCGCCCCCGATCAGCATGATCTGGTGCAGACGATCATCACCAGCGGCGAGCTGCTGTTGGCCATCGTGAACGACGTGCTCGACTTCGGCAAGATCGAGTCTGGGCGCATGGACTTCGAGTCGCTGCCGTTCGCCCTCGGCGAGACGATCCAGACGGTTGTCGAGCTGAATCGGGCTGCCGCGCAGGCCCGGCAGCTCACGCTGGTGACGGCGCTGGCCCCGACGCTGCCACCGCTGGTCGTGGGCGACGCTGGCCGGCTGAGCCAGGTGCTTGGCAACCTCGTGAACAACGCCGTGAAGTTCACAGAGACGGGCGAGGTGCGGGTCCAGGTGGGAGCGCAGGCGGATGGCCCCGCTGCCGTAGTGCTGTCGGTCAGCGTCTCGGACACGGGCATCGGCATCTCACCGGAGATCCAGAGGTCGCTCTTTCAGGCGTTCGTGCAGGCTGACAGCTCGACGACGCGACGGTTCGGCGGCACCGGACTTGGCCTCGCGATCTCGAAGCGGCTGGTGGAGCTGATGGGCGGCGAGATCAGCGTCACCAGCGCGCCGGGCGAGGGCAGCACCTTCCGTTTTACGGTCCGCCTCGCGCTGCCGTCGGCTGTACCAGATTCGCTGCTTCCCGCGACGGCGCCGGCCGGCGCCGTCGCGGGAAGCAGCGGCCCCCCCGACACATCGACGGATGGGCTGCTGCGCGGGCGCGTGCTGCTGGTCGAGGACAACTTCATGAACCAGCGCGTGGTGACGATGATGCTCGAACGGCTGGGCTACGGGCTGGACATCGTGGACAACGGGCTGGCGGCCATCGACGCCGTCTCCACACGCTCGCCCTACGACTTGATCCTGATGGACTGCCACATGCCAGAGCTGGACGGCTTCGAAGCCACGCGGCGCATTCGCCAGCTCGCCGTTCCCGGAGCAAAGACGCCGATTGTCGCCCTGACGGCGAACGCCTTCCCAGCGGACCGGCAGCGCTGCCTGGACGCCGGCATGGACGACTACATGGCAAAGCCGATCTCGTATGAGGTCTTCGCGCAGACGGTCCGCCACTGGCTCGAACGGACGTGA
- a CDS encoding ROK family protein: MGLRAMMLALDIGGTKIAAGLVSPSGVVLCADRRPSQARGPADALFADVVDLAERVLAAGRVRAADLDGIGVGCGGPMRYPEGRVSTLNIPAWRDFPLRERLADHFSCRVVVDNDAKALVLAEAWIGAGQEARCLMGMTVSTGVGGGIVVDGRLLHGASGNAGHIGHVIAFRDGPPCECGALGCVEAVASGTGLAKRARAARREGLLPGLPPEPTGADVVAAARAGEPTASRLVEEAGIAVGRGIAAAAVLLDLDRVAIGGSVALGAGELFLGPLRRTLATETRISFMVGSEDRVVLSSLGSDGPLVGAAALLRSSTSAGMPQVREGVLW; this comes from the coding sequence ATGGGTCTGCGCGCGATGATGCTGGCGCTCGATATCGGCGGGACGAAGATCGCGGCCGGGCTGGTGAGCCCGTCCGGCGTGGTGCTGTGCGCCGACCGACGGCCCTCGCAGGCGCGCGGCCCGGCCGATGCGCTGTTCGCCGACGTGGTCGATCTGGCCGAGCGGGTGCTGGCGGCAGGGCGGGTCCGGGCCGCCGACCTCGACGGTATCGGCGTCGGATGCGGCGGCCCGATGCGCTACCCGGAAGGCCGCGTCTCGACGCTCAACATCCCGGCCTGGCGCGACTTCCCGCTTCGCGAGCGGCTCGCGGATCACTTCAGTTGCCGGGTGGTCGTGGACAACGACGCCAAGGCGCTGGTGCTGGCCGAGGCCTGGATCGGGGCGGGCCAGGAGGCGCGCTGCCTGATGGGGATGACCGTCTCGACGGGCGTCGGCGGCGGTATCGTCGTGGACGGACGGCTGCTACACGGCGCGAGCGGCAACGCCGGTCACATCGGGCACGTCATCGCCTTCCGCGACGGCCCGCCCTGCGAGTGCGGCGCGCTCGGGTGTGTGGAAGCGGTGGCGTCAGGGACGGGGCTGGCGAAACGGGCCAGGGCTGCCCGGCGTGAGGGCCTGCTGCCAGGCTTGCCGCCCGAGCCGACCGGGGCCGACGTGGTCGCGGCTGCACGGGCCGGCGAGCCGACAGCCAGCCGGCTGGTGGAAGAGGCGGGCATCGCGGTTGGGCGTGGGATCGCCGCGGCCGCTGTGCTGCTCGATCTGGACCGTGTCGCGATCGGTGGAAGCGTGGCGCTCGGGGCCGGCGAGCTGTTCCTGGGGCCGCTGCGACGCACGCTGGCCACCGAGACGCGGATCAGCTTCATGGTGGGAAGTGAGGATCGGGTGGTGCTCTCGTCGCTCGGGTCGGACGGCCCGTTGGTGGGCGCGGCTGCGTTGCTGCGGAGCAGCACCAGCGCCGGAATGCCTCAGGTGCGAGAGGGCGTGCTGTGGTAG
- a CDS encoding SGNH/GDSL hydrolase family protein, producing MTARFLLVLIGLVLGAVCVETAFRVAGPNVPLDLTMARFQAYHPVYGFFHTPGVSGWVRTEEFTSFVKFNTQGLRGPEVSVPKPPNTFRALILGDSVVEGAQVAEDRTMAARLRDELTSVAGGRRVETVNAGVAGFGTGQQLLFLQRAGLAYQPDAIVLVVTIANDAADNSIDVAKRWKRSTDRRPFFVLRNGQLEQLPFQAPPEEAWSGPRTFLRNTSVVFTALELWWIGKDVARAQGAVVPTLDAEREVYLNETGEDWTRAWEITEALLAKVQETADTAGVPLLVVLSPSEWQTYDDLWPKLVGTGDQARRRFSPDAPNQRLAEIAARHQIQMLDLRPVFRAEVERGAPPVIFRKDGHWTEHGHEVAAQAVVQSIQAHGRTDASAGGR from the coding sequence TTGACCGCGCGATTCCTGCTGGTGCTGATCGGATTGGTGCTCGGCGCGGTTTGCGTCGAGACCGCGTTCCGAGTCGCCGGACCAAACGTCCCGCTCGACCTGACGATGGCCCGGTTTCAGGCGTACCACCCGGTATACGGCTTCTTCCACACTCCCGGAGTGAGTGGCTGGGTCCGCACCGAAGAGTTCACGAGCTTCGTGAAGTTCAACACCCAGGGCCTGCGCGGACCCGAGGTGAGCGTGCCGAAGCCGCCCAACACCTTCCGGGCGCTGATCCTCGGTGATTCGGTGGTGGAGGGGGCGCAGGTCGCCGAGGACCGGACGATGGCGGCGCGGCTCCGCGACGAGTTGACATCCGTGGCCGGGGGGCGGCGCGTCGAGACGGTCAACGCCGGTGTGGCCGGCTTCGGGACCGGCCAGCAATTGCTGTTCCTCCAGCGGGCGGGGCTGGCCTACCAGCCAGATGCCATCGTCCTGGTGGTCACTATCGCCAACGACGCCGCCGACAACAGCATCGACGTGGCGAAGCGTTGGAAGCGCTCCACGGATCGCCGGCCGTTCTTCGTGCTCCGCAATGGACAGCTGGAACAGCTCCCGTTCCAGGCGCCGCCCGAGGAGGCGTGGTCTGGGCCGCGGACGTTCCTGCGGAACACCTCCGTTGTGTTCACGGCGCTGGAGCTGTGGTGGATCGGCAAGGATGTGGCACGCGCACAGGGCGCCGTGGTCCCCACGCTGGACGCCGAGCGCGAGGTCTACCTCAACGAGACCGGCGAGGACTGGACGCGCGCCTGGGAGATCACCGAGGCGTTGCTGGCGAAGGTCCAGGAGACGGCTGACACGGCCGGCGTGCCGCTGCTGGTGGTGCTCTCACCGTCCGAGTGGCAGACCTACGACGACCTCTGGCCGAAGCTTGTCGGGACCGGCGATCAGGCCCGGCGGCGGTTCAGCCCGGACGCGCCCAACCAACGCCTCGCCGAGATCGCAGCACGCCACCAGATCCAGATGCTCGACCTGCGCCCGGTCTTCCGCGCCGAGGTCGAGCGGGGCGCGCCGCCGGTGATCTTCCGCAAGGACGGGCACTGGACCGAGCACGGCCACGAGGTCGCGGCGCAGGCCGTCGTGCAATCGATCCAGGCACACGGGCGGACCGACGCATCCGCCGGCGGCCGCTAG
- a CDS encoding inorganic phosphate transporter, with product MDTAFAILLAVIVLALAFDYVNGFHDTANAIATVVATRVLSPVQAILMAATLNFVGALSGTAVATTVGKGIIEPGAVTQQLVISALLSAIVWDLVTWYYGIPSSSSHALVFSIVGAGIASGGMGVLGWVGIEKVLAGLITSPMLGLASGFLFMVLLFQIFARMHPSFVSRFFGRAQLLSSLYMAFSHGSNDAQKTMGVITMSLAAYYGWTGDNWEVPLWVIVAAATAMGLGTASGGWRIIKTMGHKIVELKPIHGFAAETTAATIIELATRLGIPISTTHVISSTIMGVGATGNRRAVRWGVAGNIVTAWIVTIPACVAMGWLFSWVLHFVLP from the coding sequence ATGGACACAGCGTTCGCGATCTTACTCGCGGTGATCGTTCTCGCGCTGGCATTCGACTACGTCAACGGGTTTCACGATACCGCCAATGCCATCGCAACAGTAGTCGCAACTCGCGTGCTCTCGCCGGTGCAGGCGATCCTGATGGCTGCAACCCTCAACTTCGTCGGGGCGCTCTCGGGCACAGCGGTCGCCACGACGGTCGGCAAGGGCATCATCGAGCCGGGCGCGGTCACGCAGCAGCTGGTGATCTCGGCGCTGCTCTCGGCCATCGTCTGGGATCTGGTGACCTGGTACTACGGCATCCCCTCCAGCTCGAGCCATGCGCTGGTGTTCAGCATCGTCGGGGCCGGCATCGCCTCCGGCGGGATGGGCGTCCTGGGCTGGGTCGGCATCGAGAAAGTCCTGGCCGGCCTGATCACCTCGCCGATGCTCGGCCTGGCCTCGGGCTTCCTGTTCATGGTGCTGCTGTTCCAGATCTTCGCGCGGATGCACCCGAGCTTCGTCAGCCGCTTTTTCGGCCGGGCCCAGCTGCTGTCGTCGCTCTACATGGCGTTCAGCCACGGCAGCAACGACGCGCAGAAGACGATGGGCGTCATCACGATGTCGCTGGCGGCCTACTACGGCTGGACCGGCGACAACTGGGAAGTCCCCCTCTGGGTCATCGTCGCGGCGGCGACGGCGATGGGCCTGGGCACAGCCTCCGGCGGCTGGCGGATCATCAAGACGATGGGCCACAAGATCGTCGAGCTGAAACCGATTCACGGCTTCGCCGCCGAGACGACGGCCGCGACGATCATCGAGCTGGCGACGCGCCTCGGCATCCCGATCTCCACCACCCACGTCATCAGCAGCACCATCATGGGCGTCGGCGCGACGGGCAACCGCCGGGCCGTCCGCTGGGGCGTGGCCGGCAACATCGTGACGGCGTGGATCGTGACGATCCCGGCCTGCGTGGCGATGGGCTGGCTGTTCAGCTGGGTGCTGCACTTCGTACTGCCGTAG
- a CDS encoding GIY-YIG nuclease family protein, whose protein sequence is MPRQPTRPPRSALHPLDGSALDGLPHTQLWTDGQDATAPLTFSVVDLETTGASAIYDRILEVAVVKVVGAEIVDRYTQLVDPRAPISAFITRLTGIDARMVRGKPTFPEIAADVQAALGEGPLVAHNASFDEAFLRHAYTRLGQKLTLPKLCTLRLARRLLPRLPSYRLDALTSYFGIKISNRHRALGDAEATALVLLRLLDLAAERGVERLDDLLALQGSPVGKRPRGVDESVIQALPSGNGVYILKDADGHVVYIGKSVHVRQRVREHLRGGSPDQPRLRRHLSRIVDVEGIPTGSELEALFLESRLIKRYLPEGNQQQRNDRDYPFIQVNTADPHPRLEYTRESPSDQGILLGPFRRRGAVASAVDLLTEQLGLRQCSEPLKEGMSACALLDLGKCLGPCVGAVDGVAYRAAVERALGALQGADETVLAELVARRDALAEDLRFEDAARLRDQIRAFEHVVNVQRRLQSVAARNLAIVAPSVESAAREVFWIRRGQLAGQARVTRQTRQVTVERALGMIYGDSAASAQLPIPREKVDEMHLLDTWLQRNDERLTVIQVDAADPASAAPAILAAVRQATTSASGTARRARAS, encoded by the coding sequence GTGCCACGGCAACCCACGCGCCCACCTCGCTCCGCGCTGCACCCGCTTGACGGCTCCGCGCTGGATGGGCTGCCGCACACGCAGCTCTGGACCGACGGCCAGGACGCCACCGCACCGCTGACGTTCTCGGTGGTTGACCTGGAGACGACCGGCGCGAGCGCCATCTACGACCGCATCCTTGAGGTCGCCGTCGTCAAGGTCGTTGGCGCGGAGATCGTGGATCGGTACACGCAGCTGGTCGATCCGCGCGCCCCGATCTCGGCGTTCATCACCCGGCTGACGGGCATCGACGCGCGGATGGTGCGCGGCAAGCCGACGTTCCCGGAGATCGCGGCGGATGTCCAGGCAGCGCTCGGCGAGGGGCCGCTGGTCGCCCACAACGCCAGCTTCGACGAGGCGTTCCTGCGCCACGCCTACACCCGCCTGGGCCAGAAGCTGACCCTCCCGAAGCTCTGCACCCTGCGGCTGGCCCGCCGGCTGCTGCCGCGCCTGCCGAGCTACCGGCTGGACGCCCTGACGTCCTACTTCGGCATCAAGATCAGCAACCGCCACCGCGCGCTCGGGGATGCCGAGGCGACGGCGCTGGTGCTCCTGCGCCTCCTGGACCTTGCGGCCGAGCGTGGCGTCGAACGCCTGGACGATCTACTGGCGCTCCAGGGCAGCCCCGTCGGGAAGCGCCCGCGCGGCGTGGACGAGAGCGTCATCCAGGCGTTGCCGTCTGGGAACGGCGTCTACATCCTCAAGGATGCTGACGGGCATGTCGTCTACATCGGCAAGTCCGTCCACGTCCGCCAGCGGGTCCGCGAGCATCTGCGCGGTGGCAGCCCCGATCAGCCGCGCCTGCGCCGCCACCTCTCGCGGATCGTGGACGTGGAGGGCATCCCGACCGGCTCCGAGCTTGAAGCGTTGTTCCTCGAATCGCGTCTCATCAAGCGCTACCTCCCCGAGGGCAACCAGCAGCAGCGCAACGACCGTGACTACCCGTTCATCCAGGTGAACACGGCTGACCCGCACCCGCGCCTGGAGTACACCCGCGAGTCGCCATCCGACCAGGGCATCCTGCTCGGGCCGTTCCGCCGGCGTGGGGCTGTGGCCAGCGCTGTCGATCTCCTGACCGAGCAGCTTGGCCTGCGCCAGTGCAGCGAGCCGCTCAAGGAGGGGATGTCGGCGTGCGCGCTGCTGGACCTGGGCAAGTGTCTGGGGCCATGCGTCGGGGCGGTGGACGGCGTCGCCTACCGCGCGGCCGTTGAACGGGCCCTCGGCGCGCTCCAGGGCGCCGACGAGACGGTCCTGGCCGAGCTGGTGGCACGGCGCGACGCCCTCGCCGAAGACCTTCGCTTTGAGGACGCAGCCCGCCTGCGGGACCAGATCCGCGCATTCGAGCACGTCGTCAACGTCCAGCGGCGGCTGCAGAGTGTGGCGGCTCGCAACCTCGCCATCGTCGCGCCGTCCGTCGAGAGCGCGGCCCGCGAGGTGTTCTGGATTCGGCGCGGCCAACTGGCGGGGCAGGCTCGCGTCACCCGCCAGACGCGCCAGGTGACCGTCGAGCGGGCGCTCGGCATGATCTACGGCGACAGTGCGGCCAGCGCACAGCTCCCGATCCCCCGGGAGAAGGTGGACGAGATGCACCTGCTCGACACCTGGCTTCAGCGCAACGACGAGCGCCTGACGGTGATCCAGGTAGACGCCGCCGATCCGGCCAGCGCCGCCCCCGCGATCCTGGCGGCCGTCCGACAGGCGACGACGTCGGCATCAGGCACAGCCCGGCGGGCGCGAGCCTCGTAG